The following proteins come from a genomic window of Megalobrama amblycephala isolate DHTTF-2021 linkage group LG1, ASM1881202v1, whole genome shotgun sequence:
- the LOC125268285 gene encoding E3 SUMO-protein ligase ZBED1-like, which yields MAERANLVAKPNVTSPIWGHFGFEPDEKGLPGNFNEPICRICYKKIPVSRSNTSNLRTHLRIHHPATFAALGSTTSASSEDRPTTSGQGRQLGIADSFAKGTKYQRDSHQWRTLTDSVTRLLLEEKLPFNLVEKPAFKAMLLAFDKQYVPPDRKYFSKKAVPEKYMKMKDSLTRELKDADHFSITTDMWSSVNMMPYMSVTVHYLNTNWELKSRCLETSFMPESHTSDNLSEALRSALKEWSLDEKRLACVTSDNGANIVAAVRKLGWGWLPCFGHNLHLAVTNSMNAEKERTARAMGLCRTLVNAFSHSWQKKQRLQKEQTELDLPQHSLVLDCPTRWGTKQKMIARILEQGPAIRRVLDDRRTQHLIPTWQDMEVMESVNAALKKVADFTDALSSERAVTASSLKPVLQLVTEDLLLPAEEDTQLTRNLKEKMSAVLMEKYSAPSTQQLLAKTAFVDPRYKDIDISDEVKDELMQEMMNVPEEQRDDGDGKGASAPNPPKKPNLADLLGKKKEKTSTPTPKRIRVDTEIRRYLQEEALDSHADPLVWWRDNSVRFPLLSKVARKYMTICATSIPSERVFSAAGNVVTSFRASLKPDKVNMLVFLAKNMKAGM from the exons ATGGCAGAGAGGGCTAACTTGGTGGCAAAGCCAAATGTCACGTCGCCAATATGGGGACATTTTGGCTTTGAACCCGATGAAAAAGGACTTCCAGGCAATTTTAATGAGCCCATTTGTAGAATTTGCTACAAAAAGATTCCGGTATCACGTTCAAATACGTCCAACCTGAGGACGCATCTTCGAATCCATCATCCGGCAACATTTGCTGCCCTTGGGAGCACAACAAGTGCTTCGTCTGAAGATCGGCCCACAACCTCAGGCCAGGGACGACAGCTGGGCATCGCAGACTCGTTTGCTAAAGGGACTAAGTACCAACGCGACAGCCATCAGTGGCGAACCCTGACGGATAGTGTGACTCGCCTCCTATTGGAGGAAAAGTTGCCATTTAACTTAGTCGAGAAACCAGCCTTTAAGGCGATGCTACTGGCCTTCGACAAACAATATGTCCCCCCTGACAGAAAATACTTTTCAAAAAAGGCAGTACCAGAGAAGTATATGAAAATGAAGGACAGTTTGACACGCGAGTTAAAGGACGCTGACCATTTTTCTATCACAACAGATATGTGGTCAAGCGTTAACATGATGCCCTATATGAGCGTGACAGTTCATTACCTGAACACCAACTGGGAGCTGAAGTCAAGGTGTTTGGAGACATCCTTCATGCCAGAAAGTCACACAAGTGATAACCTCTCCGAGGCTCTGCGATCAGCTCTTAAAGAATGGTCTCTGGATGAGAAGAGGTTGGCTTGTGTCACTAGTGATAACGGAGCAAACATTGTGGCTGCGGTGAGAAAACTTGGATGGGGATGGCTACCATGCTTCGGCCACAACCTCCATTTAGCCGTCACTAACTCCATGAACGCAGAAAAAGAACGCACTGCCCGGGCCATGGGTTTGTGTCGAACGCTTGTGAACGCTTTCTCCCATAGCTGGCAAAAGAAGCAACGGCTTCAGAAAGAACAAACTGAGCTGGACCTGCCTCAGCACTCCTTAGTACTG GATTGCCCCACCAGGTGGGGAACAAAGCAAAAAATGATTGCGCGCATTCTTGAACAAGGCCCTGCCATTCGGAGGGTTTTGGATGACCGGCGCACACAACACCTAATTCCGACGTGGCAGGACATGGAGGTCATGGAATCGGTGAATGCAGCCCTGAAAAAAGTTGCCGATTTCACGGATGCACTGTCTTCTGAGCGAGCAGTGACTGCATCCTCTTTGAAACCGGTGCTGCAGCTAGTCACCGAGGATCTGCTGCTCCCCGCTGAGGAGGACACCCAATTGACGCGCAACCTGAAAGAAAAAATGTCTGCCGTTTTGATGGAAAAATACAGTGCACCCTCAACTCAACAGCTATTGGCAAAGACCGCGTTTGTCGACCCTAGGTATAAGGACATTGACATTTCTGACGAGGTGAAGGATGAGCTCATGCAGGAGATGATGAATGTCCCCGAAGAGCAGCGTGATGACGGTGATGGAAAGGGAGCAAGTGCACCCAACCCTCCCAAAAAACCGAATCTGGCTGACTTacttgggaaaaaaaaagaaaaaacatctaCTCCGACCCCCAAGAGAATTCGTGTAGACACAGAGATCAGAAGGTATTTGCAGGAGGAAGCCCTGGATTCCCACGCAGACCCTCTTGTCTGGTGGCGGGACAATAGTGTCCGATTCCCTCTGCTTTCCAAAGTAGCCCGAAAATATATGACCATTTGCGCTACAAGCATTCCCTCAGAACGTGTGTTCAGTGCTGCAGGTAACGTCGTTACGTCTTTCAGGGCCTCCCTTAAACCTGACAAAGTGAACATGCTAGTTTTTCTAGCAAAAAATATGAAGGCTGGGATGTAA